The following are from one region of the Noviherbaspirillum sedimenti genome:
- a CDS encoding undecaprenyl-diphosphate phosphatase — translation MDFTIVIKTLIMGIVEGLTEFLPISSTGHLILAGSLLDFGSDITSDKLKVFEIAIQSGAMLAVCWEYRVKIAGVLAGLFSDGKAQKFSLNVVAAFLPAAILGLLFNKAITAALFSPVPVALAFIIGGFIILWVERRNRTNPVAVRIESVDDMNLLDAVKVGCAQAFALIPGTSRSGASIIGGMLFGMSRKAATEFSFFLALPTLFGATVYSLYKERALLSAADLPLFGIGGVAAMVSAFLCVRWLLRYISTHDFTFFAWYRIVFGLVILLTAFQGWVDWSH, via the coding sequence ATGGATTTCACGATTGTAATCAAGACCCTGATCATGGGTATCGTCGAAGGCTTGACGGAATTCCTGCCGATTTCGTCGACCGGGCACTTGATCCTGGCTGGCAGCCTGCTCGACTTTGGCAGCGATATCACGAGCGACAAGCTCAAGGTGTTCGAGATTGCCATCCAGTCCGGCGCCATGCTGGCAGTGTGCTGGGAATACCGGGTCAAGATCGCCGGCGTGCTGGCCGGCCTGTTTTCCGATGGCAAGGCGCAAAAATTTTCCCTGAACGTCGTGGCCGCGTTCCTGCCCGCCGCCATTCTTGGCTTGCTCTTCAACAAGGCCATCACGGCCGCGCTGTTTTCGCCAGTACCGGTGGCGCTGGCTTTCATCATTGGCGGCTTCATCATCCTGTGGGTGGAGCGGCGCAACCGTACCAACCCGGTGGCGGTACGGATCGAATCGGTCGACGACATGAATTTGCTCGACGCGGTCAAGGTCGGTTGTGCCCAGGCCTTCGCCCTGATCCCGGGGACATCGCGTTCCGGCGCCAGCATCATCGGCGGCATGCTGTTCGGCATGTCGCGCAAGGCCGCCACCGAATTTTCCTTTTTCCTGGCGCTGCCGACCCTGTTCGGCGCCACCGTCTATTCGCTGTACAAGGAGCGCGCGCTGCTGTCGGCGGCCGACTTGCCGCTGTTCGGCATTGGCGGCGTGGCGGCGATGGTGTCGGCCTTTTTGTGCGTGCGCTGGCTGCTGCGTTATATCAGCACGCATGATTTCACCTTCTTCGCCTGGTACCGCATCGTCTTCGGCCTGGTGATCCTGTTGACCGCTTTCCAGGGCTGGGTGGACTGGTCGCATTGA
- the recQ gene encoding DNA helicase RecQ has product MEQPGINARAQHILDSVFGYPAFRGQQAEIVEQIALGGDALVLMPTGGGKSLCYQIPALLREGVGVVVSPLIALMQDQVDALDEVGVRAAYLNSTQSFDEMVQTERKLRRGELDLVYVAPERLMTPRCLELLESSKIALFAIDEAHCVSQWGHDFRPEYIKLSVLHERFPEVPRIALTATADQQTREEIIERLQLQNALQFVSSFDRPNIRYQIVEKANARKQLLDFIENEHPGDAGIVYCLSRKKVEEVAEFLNASGVTALPYHAGMETATRSANQSRFLREESIVMVATIAFGMGIDKPDVRFVCHLDLPKSIEGYYQETGRAGRDGAPANAWMAYGLQDVVQQRRMIDQSEADDGFKRVQGAKLDAMLGLCETLSCRRVRLLEYFGQGASPCGNCDTCLNPPVSFDATVPVQKLLSAIYRVDQRFGAMHVMDVLRGVDSDKIKQWQHEQLSVFGIGAERGDAEWRAILRQAIAMGLVAVDHDSFNALKLTDAARPVLRGEKKILLREYQKPVSQRKKGVKPKGYVESDLSTQEQTVFDKLRWWRVETARKHNVPAYVIFHDATMREIAKARPASLDDLRHVSGVGEKKLETYGAEIIALMAELA; this is encoded by the coding sequence ATGGAACAGCCAGGAATAAACGCGCGCGCGCAACATATCCTCGACAGCGTTTTCGGCTACCCGGCGTTTCGCGGCCAGCAAGCCGAAATCGTCGAACAGATCGCCCTGGGCGGCGATGCGCTGGTGCTGATGCCCACCGGTGGCGGCAAGTCGCTGTGCTACCAGATCCCGGCGCTGTTGCGCGAAGGCGTGGGCGTGGTGGTGTCGCCGCTGATCGCCCTGATGCAGGACCAGGTCGATGCCCTCGATGAAGTCGGCGTGCGCGCCGCCTACCTGAACTCCACGCAAAGCTTCGACGAGATGGTGCAGACCGAGCGCAAGCTGCGCCGCGGCGAGCTCGACCTGGTGTACGTGGCGCCGGAGCGCCTGATGACGCCGCGCTGCCTCGAATTGCTGGAATCCTCGAAGATCGCCCTGTTCGCCATCGACGAGGCGCACTGCGTGTCGCAATGGGGGCACGACTTCCGTCCGGAATACATCAAGCTGTCGGTGCTGCACGAGCGCTTTCCCGAGGTGCCGCGCATTGCCTTGACTGCCACCGCCGACCAGCAGACGCGCGAAGAAATCATCGAACGCCTGCAGTTGCAGAATGCGCTGCAATTCGTTTCTTCCTTCGATCGACCCAACATCCGCTACCAGATCGTCGAAAAAGCCAACGCCCGCAAGCAGTTGCTCGACTTTATCGAAAACGAGCATCCCGGCGACGCCGGCATCGTGTATTGCCTGTCGCGCAAGAAGGTCGAGGAAGTCGCCGAATTTCTGAACGCTAGCGGCGTCACCGCGCTGCCGTACCACGCCGGCATGGAAACCGCCACGCGCAGCGCCAACCAGTCGCGCTTTTTGCGCGAGGAATCGATCGTGATGGTGGCGACGATCGCCTTCGGCATGGGCATCGACAAGCCGGATGTGCGCTTCGTCTGCCACCTCGATCTGCCGAAAAGCATCGAGGGCTATTACCAGGAAACCGGCCGCGCCGGCCGTGACGGCGCTCCGGCCAACGCCTGGATGGCGTATGGCTTGCAGGACGTGGTGCAGCAGCGCCGCATGATCGACCAGTCCGAAGCCGACGACGGCTTCAAGCGGGTGCAAGGCGCCAAGCTCGATGCCATGCTGGGCCTGTGCGAAACCCTGTCGTGCCGGCGCGTGCGCCTGCTGGAGTATTTCGGCCAGGGCGCCAGCCCTTGCGGCAATTGCGATACCTGCCTGAATCCGCCGGTCTCCTTCGATGCCACGGTGCCGGTGCAAAAGTTGCTGTCGGCGATTTATCGGGTTGACCAGCGCTTCGGCGCCATGCACGTGATGGATGTCTTGCGCGGCGTGGACTCAGACAAGATCAAGCAATGGCAGCATGAGCAGCTGTCGGTATTCGGCATCGGTGCCGAGCGCGGCGACGCCGAATGGCGCGCTATCCTGCGCCAGGCCATCGCCATGGGGCTGGTGGCGGTTGACCACGACAGCTTCAATGCCCTGAAGCTCACTGACGCGGCGCGGCCAGTCCTGCGCGGCGAGAAAAAAATCCTGCTGCGCGAATACCAGAAACCGGTCAGCCAGAGGAAAAAAGGCGTCAAGCCGAAGGGCTATGTGGAAAGCGATCTGTCGACGCAGGAGCAGACGGTGTTCGACAAGCTGCGCTGGTGGCGCGTGGAAACCGCGCGCAAGCACAATGTGCCAGCCTATGTGATCTTTCACGATGCCACCATGCGCGAAATCGCCAAAGCCCGGCCGGCCTCGCTGGACGACCTGCGCCATGTCTCCGGCGTCGGCGAGAAAAAGCTGGAAACCTATGGCGCGGAAATCATCGCGCTGATGGCCGAGCTGGCTTAA
- a CDS encoding RNA methyltransferase, producing the protein MEIDTIRQRLRALGAKPEHEQRVLRDWLQARPHDQGRRRPQDYLPLALREALPALDAELRGMVQLLSTHPTEDGSARLLVGLHDGQTVESVLLPRDGLCVSSQVGCAVGCQFCMTGRSGLIRQLTSGEIVAQVVLGRQQRMVKKVVFMGMGEPAHNLDNVLEAIQLLGTEGNFGHKNLVFSTVGDPRVFERLPQGVVKPALALSLHTTKPALREQLLPRAPRLTPRELVDLAEQYGRATAYPVQYQWTLLEDINDGDDEIEGIVDLLKGKHAVLNMIPYNTIPDLHFRRPSPERARTMVRLLHQRGVLANLRDSAAQDVDGGCGQLRARASAAAGRTITIHSA; encoded by the coding sequence ATGGAAATCGACACCATTCGCCAGCGCCTGCGCGCGCTGGGCGCCAAACCGGAACACGAGCAACGCGTATTGCGCGACTGGCTGCAAGCGCGTCCCCATGATCAGGGACGGCGCCGCCCGCAGGATTATTTGCCGCTGGCGCTGCGCGAGGCGCTGCCCGCGCTCGACGCCGAATTGCGCGGCATGGTCCAGCTGCTTTCTACTCATCCGACCGAGGATGGCTCGGCCCGCCTGCTGGTCGGTTTGCATGACGGCCAGACCGTGGAAAGCGTGCTGTTGCCGCGCGATGGATTGTGCGTCTCCAGCCAGGTCGGCTGCGCGGTCGGTTGCCAGTTCTGCATGACGGGGCGCAGCGGCCTGATCCGCCAGCTCACCAGCGGCGAGATCGTCGCCCAGGTGGTGCTGGGGCGCCAGCAGCGCATGGTCAAGAAAGTCGTCTTCATGGGCATGGGCGAACCCGCCCACAACCTCGATAACGTGCTGGAAGCCATCCAGCTGCTGGGTACCGAGGGCAATTTCGGTCACAAGAACCTGGTGTTCTCGACGGTGGGCGATCCGCGCGTGTTCGAGCGCCTGCCGCAGGGAGTGGTCAAGCCGGCGCTGGCATTGTCCCTGCACACCACCAAGCCTGCATTGCGCGAGCAGTTGTTGCCGCGTGCGCCCAGGCTGACGCCGCGGGAACTGGTGGATCTGGCTGAACAGTACGGCCGCGCCACGGCCTATCCCGTGCAATACCAGTGGACCCTGCTGGAGGATATCAATGATGGCGACGATGAAATCGAGGGCATCGTGGATCTGCTCAAAGGCAAACACGCGGTGCTGAACATGATTCCCTACAATACCATTCCGGATCTGCACTTCCGGCGCCCGTCCCCGGAACGTGCCCGCACAATGGTGCGCTTGCTGCACCAGCGCGGCGTGCTGGCCAACCTGCGCGATTCGGCGGCGCAGGATGTCGACGGCGGCTGCGGCCAGTTGCGGGCGCGCGCAAGCGCTGCGGCAGGGCGCACCATCACGATACATTCTGCATGA
- a CDS encoding DEAD/DEAH box helicase, whose protein sequence is MTFATFGLIDPLLSALDTLGYKTPTPVQVQAIPAVLAGRDLMAAAQTGTGKTAGFALPLLHRLTMEGPQVASNSVRVLVLVPTRELAEQVYESFRDYGLHLPLRMAVAYGGVSINPQMMKLRKGLDVLVATPGRLLDLYRQNAVKFTQLQTLVLDEADRMLDLGFSRELNAVFDALPKRRQTLLFSATFSDAIRTLAGTLLLDPVSIEVSPRNTTAKSVRQWMVPVDKKRKPELFLHLLKKKRWVQVLVFVKTRKGVDQLVETLQAQGVSADSIHGDKPQPARLRALERFKAAQVQVLVATDVAARGLDIDDLPQVVNFDLPIVAEDYIHRIGRTGRAGAAGEAVSLVCADEVQLLAAIETLTRQTLKRIEEREFEPEHRVPMTDASGQVLKKPKKLKKPKFGKER, encoded by the coding sequence GTGACCTTCGCCACCTTTGGTTTGATTGACCCGCTGCTCAGCGCGCTCGACACGCTCGGCTACAAAACCCCGACACCCGTGCAGGTGCAGGCGATTCCGGCCGTGCTGGCCGGGCGTGACCTGATGGCCGCCGCGCAAACCGGCACCGGCAAGACCGCAGGCTTTGCGTTGCCGCTGCTGCATCGGCTGACCATGGAAGGTCCGCAAGTGGCCAGCAATTCGGTGCGCGTGCTGGTGCTGGTGCCGACGCGCGAACTGGCCGAACAGGTGTATGAAAGTTTTCGCGACTACGGCTTGCACCTGCCCTTGCGCATGGCCGTGGCCTATGGCGGCGTGAGCATCAATCCGCAGATGATGAAGCTGCGCAAAGGTCTCGATGTGCTGGTGGCCACGCCCGGGCGCCTGCTCGACCTGTACCGGCAGAACGCGGTCAAGTTCACGCAATTGCAGACGCTGGTGCTCGACGAGGCCGACCGCATGCTCGATCTCGGATTTTCGCGCGAGCTCAACGCGGTGTTCGACGCGCTGCCGAAACGCCGGCAGACGCTGCTTTTTTCAGCGACTTTCTCGGACGCCATCCGCACCCTGGCAGGCACGCTGCTGCTGGACCCGGTCAGTATCGAGGTCAGCCCGCGCAATACCACCGCCAAAAGCGTCAGGCAGTGGATGGTGCCGGTGGATAAAAAACGCAAACCCGAGCTATTCCTGCATCTGTTGAAGAAAAAGCGCTGGGTCCAGGTGCTGGTATTCGTCAAGACCCGCAAGGGCGTCGATCAACTAGTCGAGACGCTGCAGGCGCAGGGCGTCAGCGCCGATTCGATCCATGGCGACAAGCCGCAACCGGCCCGCCTGCGCGCGCTGGAACGCTTCAAGGCAGCGCAGGTGCAGGTATTGGTGGCCACCGACGTGGCGGCACGCGGGCTGGATATCGACGACCTGCCGCAAGTGGTCAACTTCGACCTGCCCATCGTCGCCGAAGACTATATTCACCGGATCGGCCGCACCGGCCGTGCGGGTGCCGCAGGCGAGGCGGTTTCGCTGGTCTGTGCGGACGAGGTGCAGTTATTGGCTGCGATCGAAACCTTGACCCGTCAGACCTTGAAGCGCATTGAGGAGCGAGAATTTGAACCGGAGCACCGCGTGCCCATGACCGATGCGAGTGGACAGGTGCTGAAAAAACCCAAGAAGCTCAAGAAGCCGAAGTTCGGCAAGGAACGCTAG
- the trmB gene encoding tRNA (guanosine(46)-N7)-methyltransferase TrmB → MSDLPENAAGKPLFYDPTERRIRSFVTRAGRLSTGQARALEEFGPQFCLPYQKALLDVDAAFGRTAPTILEIGFGMGDTTATIAAGMPEKNFLGVEVHTPGVGSLLKLIGEQGLQNLRILQHDAVEVVTNMIAPDSLAGVHVFFPDPWHKARHNKRRLIQPAFVSLLASRIAPGGYLHCATDWQEYAEQMLEVLSAEPTLQNTAENYAERPAYRPNTKFEKRGIKLGHGVWDLVFAKR, encoded by the coding sequence ATGTCCGACCTCCCAGAAAACGCCGCCGGCAAACCCCTGTTCTACGACCCGACCGAGCGCCGCATCCGCAGCTTCGTTACCCGTGCCGGCCGCCTGTCCACGGGCCAGGCGCGTGCGCTGGAAGAATTCGGCCCGCAGTTCTGCCTGCCCTACCAGAAGGCCCTGCTCGACGTCGATGCCGCCTTCGGCCGCACGGCGCCGACCATCCTGGAAATCGGCTTCGGCATGGGCGACACCACGGCGACGATTGCCGCCGGCATGCCGGAAAAGAATTTCCTGGGGGTGGAAGTGCATACGCCGGGCGTGGGCAGCCTGCTGAAGCTGATCGGCGAACAGGGTTTGCAGAATCTGCGCATCCTCCAGCACGATGCGGTCGAAGTCGTCACCAACATGATCGCGCCCGACTCGCTGGCCGGCGTGCATGTGTTCTTTCCCGATCCCTGGCACAAGGCGCGCCACAACAAGCGCCGGCTGATCCAGCCGGCGTTCGTCAGCCTGCTGGCCTCGCGCATTGCCCCCGGCGGCTACCTGCACTGCGCCACCGACTGGCAAGAGTATGCGGAACAGATGCTGGAAGTGCTGTCGGCTGAGCCGACTTTGCAAAATACCGCCGAAAATTACGCCGAACGCCCCGCCTACCGGCCCAATACCAAGTTCGAGAAGCGCGGCATCAAACTCGGCCACGGCGTCTGGGACCTGGTGTTCGCCAAACGCTAG
- a CDS encoding methyl-accepting chemotaxis protein, whose translation MNNQVSSSPRLDLQAVYNALNQIQAIIEFELDGTIIHANDNFLGAMGYSLEEVAGKHHSMFCDLAYVKTQEYKQFWEKLASGAADQAEYKRIAKGGRDVWINASYNPIFDAQGKPCKIVKFATDVTASKMINAEFAGKIHAISKAQAVIEFNLDGTIITANDNFLATMGYTLDEIKGEHHRMFCEESLVKSADYSQFWKKLGAGQFDAGEYKRIAKGGHEVWINASYNPIFNADGVPFKVVKYASDISDSKLKNAEFEGKIHAISKAQAVIEFDMNGIILDANDNFLNAMDYSLEDIKGKHHRMFCNDDYAASADYKRFWQKLNRGEFDSGRYKRLGNNDKEIWIQATYNPIMDWNGKPCKVVKFATDVTEQVNLENGIQAKSQNDSRKVNELLESVGRAAQGDLTCNIKIEGTEPIDLLAEGIKKMIVDLRGVIGNVVNSAGSFSDMSKAIADQSNGVAAGAQTLGATVEEMNASIEGLTSSINTIAANTRNADHLAKSTQQEAELGAKAVAKSIEAMDLINRSSEDIGEIVKVIGEIANQTNMLAFNAAIEAARAGEHGLGFSVVADEVRKLAERSSQATKEISKLINESVKRVSMGSEISRKASDAFDKIVSGVAKTTQAISEISIAADEQLLTAKEVSVAIQHIAEETEKSAASCDSIARSTDGLNQNAGDLNKTVSGFVV comes from the coding sequence ATGAATAATCAAGTATCTTCCTCCCCTCGACTGGATTTACAAGCCGTTTATAACGCGCTCAATCAGATTCAAGCGATCATCGAGTTTGAACTCGACGGCACCATCATTCATGCCAACGACAACTTTCTAGGCGCGATGGGCTATTCACTTGAAGAAGTGGCGGGCAAGCACCATTCCATGTTTTGCGACCTGGCCTATGTGAAAACCCAGGAGTACAAACAGTTCTGGGAGAAGCTGGCAAGCGGCGCAGCCGATCAGGCAGAATACAAGCGCATCGCCAAGGGAGGCCGCGACGTCTGGATCAATGCTTCCTACAATCCGATATTCGATGCGCAGGGCAAGCCCTGTAAAATTGTCAAGTTCGCTACCGATGTCACGGCAAGCAAGATGATCAATGCCGAGTTTGCAGGCAAGATCCATGCGATCAGCAAGGCCCAGGCAGTCATCGAATTCAATCTTGACGGCACCATCATCACCGCCAATGATAATTTTCTGGCGACCATGGGATACACGCTCGATGAAATCAAGGGTGAGCACCACCGCATGTTCTGCGAGGAATCCCTTGTCAAGAGCGCCGACTACAGCCAGTTCTGGAAAAAATTGGGAGCAGGGCAGTTCGATGCCGGCGAATACAAACGTATCGCCAAGGGCGGCCACGAAGTCTGGATCAATGCCTCTTACAATCCGATCTTCAATGCCGATGGCGTGCCGTTCAAGGTCGTCAAATACGCTTCAGACATCAGCGACTCCAAGCTGAAAAACGCGGAATTTGAAGGCAAGATCCATGCGATCAGCAAGGCACAGGCGGTGATCGAGTTTGACATGAACGGAATCATCCTCGATGCCAACGACAACTTCCTGAATGCGATGGACTATTCGCTGGAAGACATCAAGGGCAAGCATCACCGCATGTTCTGCAATGACGACTATGCTGCCAGTGCCGACTATAAAAGATTCTGGCAGAAGCTCAATCGCGGCGAATTCGATAGCGGCCGCTACAAGCGCCTTGGCAACAATGATAAGGAAATCTGGATCCAGGCCACCTATAACCCGATCATGGATTGGAATGGCAAGCCTTGCAAGGTCGTCAAATTCGCCACCGACGTCACCGAGCAGGTCAATCTGGAAAACGGCATTCAAGCGAAGTCGCAAAACGACAGCCGGAAAGTCAATGAACTGCTGGAATCGGTTGGCCGTGCGGCGCAGGGCGATCTGACATGTAATATCAAGATCGAAGGCACGGAACCCATTGATCTGCTTGCCGAAGGCATCAAGAAAATGATCGTTGACCTGCGGGGGGTGATCGGCAACGTGGTGAATTCCGCCGGCAGCTTTTCGGATATGTCCAAGGCGATCGCGGACCAGTCGAACGGCGTGGCGGCAGGCGCACAGACGCTGGGCGCGACCGTTGAGGAAATGAACGCTTCCATTGAGGGCTTGACATCGTCCATCAACACGATCGCGGCCAATACGCGCAATGCCGATCATCTTGCAAAGTCCACGCAACAAGAAGCGGAGCTCGGAGCGAAAGCCGTCGCCAAATCGATCGAAGCCATGGACCTGATCAATCGCTCGTCTGAGGACATTGGCGAGATTGTCAAGGTCATTGGCGAGATTGCCAACCAGACCAATATGCTTGCGTTCAACGCAGCGATCGAAGCGGCGCGGGCGGGCGAACATGGGCTGGGTTTCTCTGTCGTGGCCGATGAAGTGCGCAAGCTGGCAGAACGCTCATCGCAAGCCACAAAGGAAATTTCCAAACTGATCAATGAGTCGGTCAAACGGGTGTCGATGGGCAGTGAAATTTCCAGGAAAGCCAGTGATGCGTTCGACAAAATCGTCTCCGGTGTCGCCAAGACTACGCAGGCAATTTCCGAGATTTCCATTGCGGCCGACGAGCAGTTGCTGACAGCCAAGGAAGTCAGCGTCGCCATCCAGCACATCGCGGAAGAGACCGAGAAATCCGCAGCCTCCTGCGATAGCATTGCGCGCTCCACCGATGGACTGAACCAGAATGCGGGCGATTTGAACAAAACTGTATCGGGCTTTGTTGTCTGA
- a CDS encoding CheR family methyltransferase yields the protein MQAAADIDAATLTALIQLVRKHTGMAMTEKKSILLQGRLRPRLLALSLGSYRDYLHVVEKDLDEVQLFINMVTTNDTLFFRTPLVWDFFSVQFLPEWQRDHAGQTLRIWSAAAASGEEAYSIAMLCEEFRQHAADFQYQILATDISTETLAAAREGLYRGRSLDKIKASQPRLLEKYFYPHEDGRRIAAELKNRIRFAEHNLLCQLQTPARFDIVFLRNVLIYFDAQSQERIVNLVRGVMSDDARLILGESESLSRLTTPFQFEKSQIYRVDPVLA from the coding sequence ATGCAGGCTGCTGCGGACATCGATGCCGCGACACTGACCGCTCTGATCCAGCTGGTGCGCAAGCACACCGGCATGGCGATGACCGAGAAGAAAAGCATTCTGCTGCAGGGGCGATTGCGGCCCCGGCTGCTTGCGCTTTCCCTCGGCAGCTATCGGGACTATCTGCATGTCGTCGAAAAAGACCTGGACGAGGTGCAGTTGTTCATCAACATGGTGACCACCAACGACACCCTTTTTTTTCGCACGCCGCTTGTCTGGGATTTTTTCTCCGTACAGTTCCTGCCCGAATGGCAACGCGATCATGCCGGCCAGACGCTCAGAATCTGGTCGGCTGCAGCGGCCAGCGGGGAAGAGGCATATTCCATCGCAATGCTGTGCGAGGAGTTCCGGCAGCATGCTGCGGACTTTCAGTACCAGATTCTGGCAACCGACATATCCACCGAAACGTTGGCTGCCGCACGGGAAGGCCTGTATCGCGGGCGTTCGCTCGACAAGATCAAGGCGTCGCAGCCCAGGCTGCTGGAAAAATATTTTTATCCGCACGAAGATGGCCGGCGTATCGCAGCGGAATTGAAGAACCGCATTCGATTTGCGGAACACAATCTCCTCTGCCAATTGCAGACACCGGCACGATTTGACATTGTTTTCCTGCGCAATGTACTGATTTATTTTGATGCGCAAAGCCAGGAACGCATCGTGAATCTGGTACGCGGGGTGATGAGTGATGACGCCAGGCTTATTCTGGGCGAGTCTGAGTCGCTGAGTCGGTTGACCACCCCTTTTCAATTTGAAAAATCGCAAATCTATCGCGTCGATCCGGTGCTGGCATGA
- a CDS encoding chemotaxis protein CheD — MNEHSAQIVGMGELKIGGRGDVLKATLGSCIGIAFLWKGGGRCGLAHCLLSEAPEPGLRIGARYVNQAIPSLLKLMGIRKMDYPDIEVIVAGGARMFSIRQSSGDVGKANAEAAQKYLLQYGLTVTRSEIGGRRGRQIVIDCGQPSVRIKEIMG, encoded by the coding sequence ATGAACGAGCATTCCGCGCAGATTGTCGGCATGGGTGAGCTGAAGATCGGCGGTCGAGGCGACGTTCTGAAGGCCACGCTCGGCTCCTGCATTGGCATAGCGTTCCTCTGGAAAGGCGGCGGGCGCTGCGGGTTGGCGCATTGCCTGCTTTCGGAAGCGCCGGAGCCCGGATTGCGAATCGGCGCCCGCTACGTCAACCAGGCGATACCATCGCTCTTGAAGCTGATGGGCATCAGAAAAATGGACTACCCGGATATCGAGGTCATCGTGGCCGGCGGCGCTCGCATGTTCAGCATCAGGCAGAGTAGCGGGGACGTGGGCAAAGCGAATGCAGAAGCGGCGCAGAAATACCTGCTGCAATACGGGCTGACTGTGACGCGCAGCGAAATTGGCGGCAGACGTGGCCGCCAGATTGTCATCGATTGCGGCCAGCCGAGCGTTCGCATTAAAGAAATCATGGGGTAA
- a CDS encoding chemotaxis protein CheW, whose amino-acid sequence MNVLEKQGSPSPAACLPDIEAPTENIAKITAAARVTAPEAKAAATAAPVEAAAASAELFGSFILGDEEFALSARDIREVVNVPEKLTAIPLSPAFLEGIFTLRGSVIPVLNLGKIFDAAAPAADRSQKIAIVDHDQVQVGILFHDTGEILRVRPEQRCQLHYKNPAIHGVIAGTIRLDDGARLLQILDPAALISIENVPQILALKSAGREEKSSHFHRQAERRQCVSFRVRGTPFAFEMKAIQEIISVPELKGSVLNSNLCIGRINLRGNAVAIVDFARLLNFPDAGEPASAEQRIVIARIGDAAIGLLVDSVDNIFSFFPGDLLPVPLLSKTRAAMFVGCIHKQGMGEVLFLNHEAIFSQAEILDITKGHTNLYRQEALADDSPSRKGGGNLHRQVYITFSLGHSCAVEIKQIREIIDFPSDVLKPPGLPQFVYGILNLRRQMITLIDLRSLYRMPPATDRSDIKILVVERGDERYGLMVDAVENIVTVSDRDRISTPKIMRSRANADMRSEMQEIIDIAADDNARQTFSVFYIDIFLERLLLEMAIA is encoded by the coding sequence ATGAACGTGCTTGAAAAGCAGGGCAGTCCGTCGCCAGCCGCATGCCTGCCGGACATCGAGGCGCCAACCGAGAATATTGCGAAAATCACGGCCGCTGCGCGCGTAACCGCGCCGGAAGCCAAGGCGGCTGCAACAGCGGCGCCGGTGGAGGCCGCTGCAGCATCGGCGGAATTATTCGGTTCCTTCATCCTGGGTGATGAGGAATTCGCGCTATCCGCCAGAGACATCCGCGAGGTGGTGAACGTTCCCGAAAAGCTCACGGCGATCCCCTTATCGCCGGCGTTTCTCGAGGGGATTTTCACGTTGCGCGGCTCTGTTATTCCGGTGCTGAATCTCGGAAAAATTTTCGATGCCGCCGCGCCCGCAGCCGATCGCTCGCAGAAGATCGCGATTGTCGATCACGATCAGGTACAGGTCGGCATCCTGTTTCATGACACCGGCGAGATTTTGCGGGTGCGTCCCGAGCAGCGTTGCCAACTGCACTACAAGAATCCAGCCATCCATGGCGTGATTGCCGGCACGATCCGGTTGGACGATGGCGCGCGTCTGTTGCAGATTCTCGATCCTGCGGCCCTGATCAGCATCGAGAACGTGCCGCAAATTCTCGCCCTCAAATCGGCAGGCCGCGAAGAAAAAAGCAGTCATTTCCACCGTCAGGCGGAACGTCGCCAGTGCGTATCTTTCCGTGTGAGAGGAACCCCCTTTGCGTTCGAGATGAAGGCCATACAGGAAATCATCAGCGTTCCCGAGTTGAAGGGCTCGGTCCTCAACAGCAATCTGTGCATCGGCAGGATCAATCTGCGCGGTAACGCGGTCGCGATAGTGGATTTTGCCAGGCTGCTGAATTTTCCGGATGCCGGCGAACCGGCATCGGCCGAGCAGCGCATCGTCATCGCGCGCATCGGCGATGCCGCGATCGGTCTGCTGGTGGATTCGGTCGACAATATATTCAGTTTCTTTCCAGGCGATCTCCTGCCCGTTCCTCTGTTGAGCAAAACCCGCGCTGCCATGTTCGTCGGCTGCATTCACAAGCAAGGCATGGGCGAAGTTCTATTCCTGAATCACGAGGCGATTTTTTCTCAGGCCGAAATCCTCGACATCACGAAGGGGCATACCAATTTATATCGTCAGGAAGCGCTCGCCGACGATAGCCCGAGCAGGAAAGGCGGCGGCAATCTGCATCGGCAGGTGTACATTACATTTTCCTTGGGACATTCTTGCGCGGTGGAGATCAAGCAGATCCGGGAGATCATCGATTTTCCCAGTGACGTGCTCAAGCCGCCGGGCTTGCCGCAGTTTGTGTATGGCATTCTGAATCTGCGGCGGCAGATGATCACCCTCATCGACTTGCGCAGCCTGTACCGGATGCCGCCCGCAACAGACAGGTCCGATATCAAGATACTGGTGGTCGAGCGTGGCGATGAGCGTTATGGCCTGATGGTCGACGCGGTCGAGAATATTGTGACCGTTTCCGATAGAGACCGCATTTCGACGCCGAAAATCATGCGCAGCCGTGCAAACGCGGATATGCGCAGCGAAATGCAGGAAATCATCGACATTGCCGCTGACGATAACGCCAGGCAGACATTCAGCGTTTTCTATATTGATATTTTCCTGGAACGCCTGCTGCTGGAAATGGCTATCGCTTGA